A genomic region of Trifolium pratense cultivar HEN17-A07 linkage group LG3, ARS_RC_1.1, whole genome shotgun sequence contains the following coding sequences:
- the LOC123918098 gene encoding uncharacterized protein LOC123918098: MEDYNFVVGQIFPDVKAFRNAIKEAAIAQHFELRIIKSDLIRYFAKCASDGCPWRIRAVKLPNASTFIIRSLEGTHTCGRNALNGHHQASVDWIVSFIEERLRDNINYKPKDILHDIHKQYGITIPYKQAWRAKERGLAAIYGSSEEGFYLLPSYCEEIKKTNPGSVAEVFTTGADNRFQRLFVSFYASIHGFVNGCFPIVSLGGIQLKSKYLSTFLSATSFDADGGLFPLAFAVVDVENDESWTWFLSELHKALEVNIECNPEIIFLSDGQKGIVDAIRRKFPKSSHAFCMRHLSECISKEFKNARLIHLLWKAAYATTITAFKEKMAQIEEASPEATKWLQQFPPSQWALVYFEGTRYGHLSSNIEEFNKWILDARELPIIQVIERIHGNLTTVFDDRRLKSSSWCSVLAPSAERRMVEAVNYASTYQVLRSDEVEFEVISADRSDIVNIGSRSCSCRDWQLYGIPCSHAIAALISCRKDVYAYTAKCFTVASYRDTYAEELHPVPRKLEWRRTDESVLDNDIAVVRPPKFRRPPGRPENKRICVEDHNRDKHTVHCSRCNQTGHYKTTCKAEMINSIEQF; encoded by the coding sequence ATGGAAGACTACAATTTTGTTGTTGGTCAAATATTCCCTGATGTGAAGGCATTTCGTAATGCTATTAAAGAAGCTGCTATTGCACAACATTTTGAGCTTCGTATTATTAAAAGTGACTTGATTCGATACTTTGCTAAGTGTGCCTCTGATGGCTGTCCATGGCGGATTCGTGCTGTCAAGCTCCCAAATGCCTCGACATTTATCATAAGAAGTCTTGAAGGGACACATACTTGTGGGAGAAATGCACTCAATGGACACCACCAGGCTTCTGTTGATTGGATTGTGAGTTTTATAGAAGAAAGATTACGGGATAACATCAATTATAAACCAAAAGATATTTTACATGACATTCATAAGCAATATGGTATAACTATACCATATAAGCAAGCTTGGCGTGCAAAGGAACGGGGCCTTGCAGCAATATATGGCTCTTCTGAAGAAGGATTTTACCTACTTCCTTCATACTGtgaagaaataaagaaaacaaatccCGGAAGTGTTGCAGAGGTGTTTACCACTGGTGCAGATAACCGTTTTCAGAGactttttgtttccttttatgCATCAATTCATGGCTTTGTTAATGGTTGTTTTCCCATTGTTTCTCTTGGTGGAATCCAGCTGAAAAGCAAATACCTTAGCACATTCCTTTCAGCAACTTCTTTTGATGCTGATGGTGGGTTGTTTCCACTTGCTTTCGCTGTTGTCGATGTAGAAAATGATGAAAGCTGGACATGGTTCCTGTCTGAGTTGCATAAGGCACTAGAGGTGAATATTGAGTGCAATccagaaattatatttttatcagATGGGCAAAAGGGTATTGTGGATGCAATAAGAAGGAAGTTCCCAAAATCTTCCCATGCATTCTGCATGCGCCACTTAAGTGAATGCATTAGCAAAGAATTCAAGAACGCTAGGCTTATCCATCTTCTATGGAAGGCTGCATATGCTACTACAATTACTGCATTCAAAGAAAAAATGGCTCAAATAGAAGAAGCCTCTCCCGAAGCCACCAAATGGTTACAGCAATTTCCTCCTTCCCAGTGGGCCCTAGTATATTTTGAAGGGACAAGATATGGTCATTTATCTTCTAATATCGAGGAGTTCAATAAATGGATTCTTGATGCCCGGGAATTGCCAATTATCCAGGTAATTGAGCGGATTCATGGCAATCTTACAACTGTGTTTGACGACAGGCGTTTGAAAAGCAGTTCATGGTGTTCTGTGCTTGCTCCATCTGCTGAGAGGCGAATGGTTGAAGCCGTTAATTACGCATCCACATATCAAGTGCTTAGATCGGATGAGGTAGAGTTCGAGGTTATTTCAGCCGATCGATCCGATATTGTAAATATTGGCAGCCGTAGCTGCTCCTGTCGTGATTGGCAGCTATATGGGATACCGTGTTCCCATGCCATTGCTGCTCTTATCTCATGCCGTAAGGATGTCTATGCATATACTGCAAAGTGTTTTACTGTTGCAAGTTACAGGGATACCTATGCAGAGGAATTACACCCTGTCCCAAGAAAACTTGAATGGAGGAGAACAGATGAATCTGTTTTGGATAATGATATCGCAGTTGTGCGGCCACCAAAATTTCGCCGACCTCCAGGGCGCCCGGAAAATAAACGAATTTGTGTGGAGGACCATAATCGCGACAAACATACAGTGCATTGTAGTCGCTGCAATCAAACTGGACATTACAAGACAACATGCAAAGCAGAGATGATTAATAGTATAGAACAGTTTTAG
- the LOC123918099 gene encoding LL-diaminopimelate aminotransferase, chloroplastic, whose amino-acid sequence MSITQNLTISISSSSSPFLAPSNFNSRSQVSLNAKRVSICKCVATPQEAETAYKTKVSRNENIGKLQAGYLFPEIARRRSAHLLKYPDAKIISLGIGDTTEPIPEVITSALAKKSHALSTLEGYSGYGAEQGEKPLRSAIASTFYPDLGIEDDDIFVSDGAKCDISRLQIVFGSNVKMAVQDPSYPAYVDSSVIMGQTGLYQKDVQKFANIEYMRCNPENGFFPDLSSLSRPDIIFFCSPNNPTGAAATREQLVQLVRFAKDNGSIIVYDSAYAMYISGDNPRSIFEIPGAKEVAIETSSFSKYAGFTGVRLGWTVVPKQLLFSDGFPVAKDFNRIVSTCFNGASNISQAGGLACLSPEGLKAMRGVIGFYKENTNIIVDTFDSLGFKVYGGKSAPYVWVHFPGQNSWDVFSEILEKTHVVTTPGSGFGPGGEGFVRVSAFGHRENVLEACRRFKQLYK is encoded by the exons ATGTCGATAACCCAAAACCTCACCATTTcaatctcttcttcttcctctcctTTCTTAGCTCCATCCAATTTCAATTCCAG GAGTCAGGTATCATTGAATGCAAAGAGAGTTAGCATTTGTAAATGCGTTGCTACACCCCAAGAAGCTGAGACTG CCTACAAGACAAAGGTCTCTCGCAATGAAAACATAGGTAAACTTCAAGCTGGTTATCTCTTTCCTGAG attGCTAGAAGAAGGTCTGCACACTTGCTGAAGTACCCTGATGCGAAAATCATAAGCCTTGGGATTGGTGATACTACTGAACCCATTCCTGAAGTCATAACTTCTGCATTGGCAAAG AAATCACATGCACTATCAACCCTAGAAGGATATAGTGGTTATGGAGCTGAACAAGGTGAAAAG CCATTAAGAAGTGCAATTGCTTCAACATTTTACCCTGATCTTGGCATCGAAGATGATGATATATTTGTCTCAGATGGAGCAAAGTGTGATATATCTCGTCTCCAG ATTGTCTTTGGTTCAAATGTGAAAATGGCTGTGCAGGATCCATCATACCCG GCCTATGTAGACTCAAGTGTAATTATGGGCCAAACTGGTCTATACCAGAAGGACGTTCAGAAGTTTGCAAACATTGAGTACATGAGGTGTAATCCAGAAAATGGTTTCTTCCCTGATTTGTCATCTCTTTCTCGACCAGATATCATATTTTTCTGTTCTCCAAACAATCCTACTGGTGCTGCAGCAACAAGGGAGCAACTGGTCCAACTAGTTCGGTTTGCTAAGGACAATGGATCTATAATAGTATATGACTCAGCGTATGCTATGTATATTTCTGGCGACAACCCACGCTCCATCTTTGAAATTCCTGGAGCCAAAGAG GTTGCCATTGAAACTTCATCATTTAGCAAGTATGCTGGGTTCACTGGAGTTCGACTGGGTTGGACTGTGGTTCCAAAGCAGTTACTGTTTTCTGATGGATTTCCCGTTGCCAAGGACTTCAACCGTATCGTATCTACTTGTTTCAATGGTGCATCAAATATTTCCCAGGCTGGTGGTCTTGCCTGCCTTTCACCAGAAGGCCTTAAG GCTATGCGCGGGGTTATTGGATTCTACAAAGAAAATACTAACATAATAGTCGACACATTTGATTCTCTCGGGTTTAAAGTGTATGGAGGGAAAAGTGCACCGTACGTGTGGGTCCACTTCCCAGGCCAAAATTCATGGGATGTATTCAGTGAGATTCTTGAGAAGACACATGTGGTTACAACTCCTGGCAGTGGTTTTGGACCCGGTGGTGAAGGTTTTGTCAGGGTTAGTGCCTTTGGTCACAGGGAAAATGTCTTGGAGGCCTGCAGAAGATTCAAGCAGCTATACAAGTGA